A section of the Tenrec ecaudatus isolate mTenEca1 chromosome 10, mTenEca1.hap1, whole genome shotgun sequence genome encodes:
- the LOC142457964 gene encoding olfactory receptor 1J21-like: MRRENQSSVSEFLLLGLPIQPEQQSMFFALFLGMYLTTVLGNLLIILLIRLDSRLHTPMYFFLSHLALTDISFSSVTAPKMLVNMQTHSQSISYAGCITQVYFFLFFGDIDSFLLTSMAYDRYVAICHPLHYTTIMSQSLCFLLVILSWVLSFASALLHTLLLARLSFCGANTFPHFFCDLSALLKLSSSDTTTNELVILTVGGVVITLPFICILISYGRIGATILRVPSTKGICKALSTCGSHLSVVSLYYGAIIGLYFFPSSDDSNDKDVIVAALYTIVIPMLNPFIYSLRNRDMKGALGNILRRRTFLP, translated from the coding sequence ATGAGGAGGGAGAATCAGAGCAGTGTGTCTGAATTCCTCCTCCTTGGGCTTCCCATCCAGCCAGAGCAGCAGAGTATGTTCTTCGCCCTCTTCCTGGGCATGTACCTCACCACCGTGCTggggaacctgctcatcatcctgctcATCAGGCTGGACTCTCGCctgcacacccccatgtacttcttcctcagccACTTGGCCCTCACCGACATCTCTTTCTCATCAGTCACAGCACCAAAGATGCTGGTGAACATGCAGACCcacagtcaatccatctcatatgCTGGCTGCATTACCCAGGTgtactttttcttattttttggtgATATTGACAGTTTCCTTCTCACCTCCATGGCTTATGACAGGTATGTCGCCATATGCCACCccctccactacaccaccatcatGAGCCAGAGTCTGTGTTTCCTACTAGTAATTCTGTCCTGGGTTTTATCCTTTGCCAGTGCTCTATTGCATACCCTGCTCCTGGCCCGGCTCTCGTTTTGTGGAGCAAACACTTTCCCCCATTTCTTCTGTGACCTCTCTGCCTTACTTAAGTTGTCCAGCTCGGACACCACAACCAATGAGCTGGTTATCCTCACTGTAGGGGGAGTGGTCATTACCCTTCCATTCATATGCATCCTGATTTCTTATGGCCGCATTGGGGCCACCATCCTGAGAGTGCCCTCAACCAAGGGGATCTGCAAAGCCTTGTCCACCTGTGGCTCCCACCTCTCGGTGGTGTCTCTGTACTATGGAGCAATTATCGGATTGTACTTTTTCCCCTCATCCGATGATTCCAATGACAAGGATGTCATTGTGGCTGCGTTGTACACCATCGTTATTCCCATGCTAAATCCCTTTATCTACAGTCTGAGGAATCGGGACATGAAAGGCGCTCTGGGAAATATACTGCGTAGAAGAACATTTTTACCATAG
- the LOC142457966 gene encoding olfactory receptor 1J1-like, protein MSWTNQSRVSNFLLLGFSIRPEQQSMFFALFVGMYLTTVLGNILIILLIRLDSRLHTPMYFFLSHLAFTDITFSSVTVPKMLMNMQTQHLSISYEGCIAQTYFFILFADLDSFLITSMAYDRYVAICHPLHYTSIMSQSLCAMLVVGSWAIACACALLHTLLLARLSFCADVTIPHFFCDLAALLKLSCSDTSINQLTIFTAGLAAIMLPFLCILVSYGHIGATILRVPSTKGICKALSTCGSHLSVVTLYYGAIIGLYFLPSSSSTHDKNMIASVMYTVVTPMLNPFIYSLRNKDMKGALRKLLRKKAHS, encoded by the coding sequence ATGAGTTGGACAAACCAGAGCAGGGTATCGAACTTCCTCCTCCTGGGCTTCTCTATCAGGCCAGAGCAACAGAGTATGTTCTTCGCCCTCTTCGTGGGCATGTACCTCACCACAGTGCTTGGGAACATTCTCATCATCCTGCTCATCCGGCTGGACTCTCGCCTGCACactcccatgtacttcttcctcagccACTTGGCCTTTACTGATATCACTTTCTCATCTGTTACTGTCCCGAAGATGTTAATGAACATGCAGACCCAGCACCTGTCAATCTCTTATGAGGGGTGCATTGCACAGACATATTTTTTCATACTCTTTGCTGACTTGGACAGTTTCCTTATCACTTCAATGGCCTATGATAGGTATGTGGCTATCTGTCACCCTCTCCATTATACCAGCATCATGAGTCAGAGCCTTTGTGCCATGCTAGTGGTTGGGTCCTGGGCGATTGCGTGTGCTTGTGCTCTTTTGCATACCCTCCTCCTGGCCCGGCTGTCTTTCTGTGCTGATGTTACTATCCCTCACTTCTTCTGCGACCTTGCTGCCTTGCTAAAATTGTCCTGTTCAGATACATCCATCAACCAATTGACAATCTTTACTGCAGGATTGGCAGCCATCATGCTGCCATTCCTATGCATTCTGGTTTCCTATGGCCATATTGGTGCCACCATCCTTCGGGTTCCCTCTACCAAGGGTATCTGCAAAGCCTTATCCACGTGTGGGTCCCACCTCTCGGTGGTCACTCTCTATTATGGGGCAATCATTGGTCTCTATTTTCTTCCCTCATCCAGCAGCACCCATGACAAGAACATGATTGCTTCAGTCATGTACACAGTGGTCACCCCTATGTTAAACCCCTTCATTTATAGCCTAAGAAACAAAGACATGAAAGGAGCTTTGAGAAAACTCTTGAGAAAGAAAGCACATtcttga
- the LOC142457965 gene encoding olfactory receptor 1J21-like, translated as MRRENQSSVSEFLLLGLPIQPEQQIMFFALFLGMYLTTVLGNLLIILLIRLDSRLHTPMYFFLSHLAFTDISFSSVTAPKMLVNMQTHSQSISYAGCVSQVYFFLLFGDIDSLLLTSMAYDRYVAICHPLHYTTIMNQSLCFLLVILSWAQSFASALLHTLLLARLSFCGANTLPHFFCDLSALLKLSSSDTTTNELVILTVGGVVITLPFICILISYGRIGATILRVPSTKGICKALSTCGSHLSVVSLYYGAIIGLYFFPSSDDSNDKDVIVAVLYTLVTPMLNPFIYSLRNRDMKGALGNILRRRTFSP; from the coding sequence ATGAGGAGGGAGAATCAGAGCAGTGTGTCTGAATTCCTCCTCCTGGGGCTTCCCATCCAGCCAGAGCAGCAGATCATGTTCTTCGCCCTCTTCCTGGGCATGTACCTCACCACCGTGCTggggaacctgctcatcatcctgctcATCAGGCTGGACTCTCGCCTGCACactcccatgtacttcttcctcagccACTTGGCCTTCACCGACATCTCTTTCTCATCAGTAACAGCACCAAAGATGCTGGTGAACATGCAGACCCatagtcaatccatctcatatgCTGGGTGCGTTTCCCAGGTgtattttttcttattatttggAGATATTGATAGCTTACTTCTCACCTCCATGGCCTATGACAGGTATGTCGCCATTTGTCACCCCCTTCACTACACCACCATCATGAACCAGAGTCTGTGTTTCTTACTAGTAATTCTCTCATGGGCCCAATCCTTTGCCAGTGCTCTATTGCATACCCTGCTCCTGGCCCGGCTCTCGTTCTGTGGAGCAAACACTCTGCCTCACTTCTTCTGTGACCTCTCTGCCTTACTTAAGTTGTCCAGCTCAGACACCACAACCAATGAGCTAGTTATCCTCACTGTAGGGGGAGTGGTCATTACCCTTCCATTCATATGCATCCTGATTTCTTATGGCCGCATTGGGGCCACCATCCTGAGAGTGCCCTCAACCAAGGGGATCTGCAAAGCCTTGTCCACCTGTGGCTCCCACCTCTCAGTGGTGTCTCTGTACTATGGAGCAATTATCGGATTGTACTTTTTCCCCTCATCCGATGATTCCAATGACAAGGATGTCATTGTGGCTGTGTTGTACACACTGGTTACCCCTATGCTAAATCCCTTTATCTACAGTCTGAGGAATCGGGACATGAAAGGTGCTCTGGGAAATATACTCCGTAGAAGAACATTTTCACCATGA